The region CGGTTTCCCGCGCGAAAGCTTCACCAATGTGTTTGCAGCAGGCCGCATGGCAGGGTGGACCGCGCATGTGCTGGAGCAGGATGAGGTCGGCAAGCTGATCCGCCCCCAGTCCCGCTATATTGGCCCCATGCCGGACGCTTAAAGCTTGAACAGCTTGCGCGCGTTTTCCTTGAGGATCAGCGGGCGCACCTCGTCACGGATTTCGATCTTTTCGAAATCGGCCAACCAGCGATCCGGTGTGATCGCTGGCCAGTCGGAGCCGAACAGCATCTTGTGTTTCAGCAACGTGTTGGCGTACTGCACCAGAATAGGCGGGAAGTATTTCGGAGACCAGCCGGACATGTCGATGTAGACGTTCGGCTTGTGGGTCGCCACGGCCAGCGCCTCTTCTTGCCAAGGGAAAGACGGGTGCGCCATGATGATCGGCATGTCGGGAAAGTCCACCGCCACATCATCGAGATGAATGGGGTTCGAATATTTCAGCCGCATGCTCATGCCACCACGAAGACCAGCGCCGACACCCGTTTGCCCCGTATGGAACAGGGCTATCGCACCTTCCTCCTGAATGGCTTCGTAAAGCGGGTAGGCCATACGATCATTGGGGTAAAAGCCCTGCATCGTCGGGTGAAATTTGAAGCCCTTGACGCCGAATTCCCGAACCAGCCGCCGCGCTTCCCGTGCCCCGGTTTTACCCTTGGCAGGGTCGATCGAGGCGAAGGGGATCATGATGTCGCTGTTTTCGGCAGCGATCTTGGCAACCTCTTCATTGTCGTAGCGTCTGAAGCCCGTTTCGCGTTCGGCATCCACGGGAAAGATCACGCAGCCGATCTTGCGTTCGCGGTAATAGGTCGCGGTTTCCTGAACCGTTGGTAACATGCCCTGCGCGCCAGCCGGATTTCTGAAATAGCGCGCCATGCCTGCCTGAAACTCATGATATCCGTCGTCGCGCTGGCAACCGCATGGCTCTTCAGCGTGCGTGTGCACGTCGATGGCGACAAGCTCATCGATGTTCATGATATTCCTCCCATGAAAAACTCGTTCAGATACCGATAAATTTCCGCAACAGCGCCAGCAGTTGCTGCCG is a window of Agrobacterium vaccinii DNA encoding:
- a CDS encoding amidohydrolase family protein; protein product: MNIDELVAIDVHTHAEEPCGCQRDDGYHEFQAGMARYFRNPAGAQGMLPTVQETATYYRERKIGCVIFPVDAERETGFRRYDNEEVAKIAAENSDIMIPFASIDPAKGKTGAREARRLVREFGVKGFKFHPTMQGFYPNDRMAYPLYEAIQEEGAIALFHTGQTGVGAGLRGGMSMRLKYSNPIHLDDVAVDFPDMPIIMAHPSFPWQEEALAVATHKPNVYIDMSGWSPKYFPPILVQYANTLLKHKMLFGSDWPAITPDRWLADFEKIEIRDEVRPLILKENARKLFKL